Below is a genomic region from Gopherus flavomarginatus isolate rGopFla2 chromosome 9, rGopFla2.mat.asm, whole genome shotgun sequence.
ATTTAAGACCATATTTTGCAATACTACTGGCAACTTATATCAATTTAATCTTGTTTACCAAGTGAGAAGAGGAAAACTGTAAACTTTTCTAGTTCTAGTGAGTCTGGATCCAACTTACCGTCTTCATCAATGACAAAATCAAACCCATTTTTTCTAAATATCTCCAGGTTTTCAATCAATATAGTTTCATTTACAGCAGTTAAATTAAGATTTTGTGGCCTATGagagaagaaaaaattaaatatatatcttAAGCCAAATTACAAAGTTGTGTGATATGACaactgaattaaaaacaaattaaattctgGCTCTGACACTTAGGCACTATGTCCTTAACCATGTCCCCATAGTTTCTCTGGGTTTTACCCAGGCTTATgttcagcacatctgagagtaaGCCTGACCTATCTTAAAGGGTGTTGTAGGAATTAATATTGATAACACATTTTGAATATGTAAGGTGCTACATAAGTATGATTATTAAAATTCCTGTGAAACATTGCATTAAGCTTAAAAAATTCCAAAATTCTAATAGAGTTACCAACGCTGAAATTCAGCAGAAGTTTAGTTCTGCAACTGCCAAGCCATAACAACAGCTATAAAGGAGAATTTAAAATTTTAGAGAACTGCAGAAACACAGTACCAGCATTTGGCTTGTCTTTTCCTCTCTacggtcctgatccaaagccaaatgAATTCAATGGACAGACTCTGATTGACTTTGAGGACTTTGAATCTGTTCCTGTAATTCCAATTCACCGAAGTACTTACACAAATGCttaaattttaagcatgtgcttaagtgctttaataTACTGAAGCCTAAAACTCTCCTTTCCTCATGCATGCTTCCCTTCTGTCAGATTCCAGCTAGACTTTTCTATAAAATGCCCATACCAAATGTTTCTTTCCTGACATATTTACTTAAGATTCTGCACTAATCTTCAGCTAAACTTGTCCCTTAAGCTTCAAGGCATTTCTCACGTTATTTACAACATTTTGATACCCACCAGACAACCGGACATCAcagccttgatgggccattaggaagaaagaataagactgtgaagatactaatctctctgtGACGGTGCCTcctataaggctttatggaatatgcttatgaTTGTATATGTGACATaactagaatatgttttatgctacgtatgccatgtaacatatctctgtaaaggttatgatctactgaatctattcatcctatttgtatgcatgtatcattattGTACTTGAAGataggaatattggctgtatacttgcttgattttaaCTAGCTTAgcagagcatttggtcagcttcttgagagaagtgcaaattaagtgcccaatcaaaaaCCACTTAAGCCAACATGAACTTGAAGATGCCAATCCACGTCTGATCTTtcacaggaatgtggcttggctggtaaaaactgagtcatgcatggacatgtggcttgcccgtgtgactccaaaactccatcttggagctgcactttgcataggagagaggagggggtctcaacccacaagagaaagtctatttaaacccctgggaagCCCCTTTATTGGGTCTTCAGCGGTCTGAAGAGAGAGCAtgtccacccccaaggatacctgaaagaagcTGGAATAaaagacagtaactacagggggtgtgactgattgctggactcagactagaaagagactagtctgtaaaaggaagcttactgggtgaggtttttatctgtattcaattTCTTAGATACAgacttgtgtgttctattttattttgcttggtaattcactttgttctgtctgttacttcttggaaccacttaaatcctactttctgtatttaatgaaaatcactttttacttattaattaatccagagtatgtattaatacctgtgggggcaaacagctgtgcatctctctatcagtgttatagaaggcgaacaatttatgagtttaccctgtataagctttatacaggataaaacagatttatttggggtttggaccccattgggagttgaacatctgggtgttaaagacaAAAAACACTTCTGTAAGGTGCTTTCAGTTAAGCTTACAGTTGTTAGGGGATGTGGTTGAGACcctgggtctggctcaaaccaggcagggcactgaagtcctaaactgccagggcaggaaagcaggggcagaagtagtcttgacaCATCAGTTGGCAACCCCgaggaggtttctgtgatccaacccatcaccttctctccttcctgagacactactaggtcaggtgATAAGAACACCCTGATACAAAATACCACTTTGGACACTGCCAGTACTTCTCCTCTGTAGGGGGATGGGGATCAAACAAAGGTTTCCTGCCTTAGGAAAATCCCttttaaggctggggagggatTAATCTGGATTCTCCTCCATTGCCTACCCAAGAAGAAGGACTGCTGAAAgaacctgaagagacaaaggaactaacctgaagggaaagggaggggtgagtctagactgagacaggggtccagtctgtaaAAAGAAATAACTGAAACTCTAAGCTACTGGAACTCTGCAACttacctaaaataacatttagggtaagaaattacttcttgaaaccacTCTCTGTAAGATCTTAAACTTAGTATgtgtcttttgttttatttgctcagtaatctgctttctcctgtttgctatcccttataatcacttaaaatctgccttctgTAGTtcataaatttgttttgtttattattaatcccagtttgtgcaatttctaactaactgggaggtggagggtaagaagttgtgcatctctctcttcatattgagggagagggtgaatgTTTTATGAGCTTtttatacagtgcaagacagtattattttgagTTTATTCCCCAAAAGAGGTGTGCACGTGAGTGATGGGTGaatcctctcacacagagctgagttcaatctgtgtctgcagctgggtgtggccctacctgtgtgtgtgtgtgctgcaagaggccagagagcctaattctgcaaagcagagagagggaatccaggctggtggaacTGGACGGGCTCAtgaaaccccagtacatcaggtggcatcccagaaggaGGGGGGGTTCCAACCCATCATACAGAAGTTCAACATGACTAAAACTGCACTTGGCACACTGAAAGTTCCAGAGCATTACAATGTATTTCACTGGAAGTGGAGTTTCACTGCATCCATTTACTATAGTAGGTTCCAGCTGTTTCAAGCCAATGTTAACAGTAACACACTAAGGACACTTACGCTATCAGCTTCTGACCTTGGAGAACGTTGTGCTGTTGTAACATCTCAAAGTTGTATTTTTCATCAGTAGCATGTTGGTCAATTATGAAGAGATCAGAGTTCAGCTTGGCTACTATAAAACCTAAATTGAACTGACCTATGATTTCCATTTTTGCAAACATCTCTTTACTgcatatagaaaaaaaaaaaccagattaCAAACTATGATAACTCATATGTAAAGATTTAAGAGCTATCTGCCTCCTTTTCAATAGGAAAGGGTAGGCCTGTCCACACCACTGACAACCAAAATATTTACTGTCAAGAATATCTGTCTCAGACCCTCACTGTCCAGTCCCCATCTGAGTCAGTCCATCTCCAAAGCTGCTCTACCCCCAAACTTTACAGTATTTTAGAAGAGGCAACATGAAAATTGGGCTCCACACAGTAGAATACCACCAGAGAAATACCTCAATAATTATAAATGTGGTGTTTCTTTGAATACACCAATCAACATACTCCAGATTATTACTAAAGAGTAGTTTATGAAATGTGTGGCACTAACTGTTTATTATGCACATTTCCATATTCTACATGGACCTATGTTTGCAGAAGCTTGAGTTACCTGATGAAACAAATTGCCAAAAAGGTGCTAACACAGTAATGTAGGTTTATCATTCATATACAAACCTACATCTCCAACATTAACAAATCAAAGCTTTCTTGTAAATACTATTAACATATATTTTTCATCAACTTTGTTTATCATTTAGTTAACATAAGTTAACAAGAAGGTGCAAATACCTGATTTCTTTTCTTAATTCATCCTCTGCTGTTTTATTGTCTCCGGGGCTAATCTTTGCTCTAAATCTTCTATAATTCTGTGTTTCTGCCTTTTTCTGTTGCTGCTGTATTAGCCTTTTTACTCTTTCTGCTAAAGAGCTCATAGAGAACTCAAGTGGcacagttttctttttaatttcaattGGTACATCAACATGTGGCGCTGATGCACAGTTCTCAGCATTTCTCAGTTCTGGACAGATGGCTGCCTTTAAATTAACTTGCTCACTTTTAAAACGCTTCACATTTGGGGCAAAACTATTGGCTTGATGAGGTAACTCACTCCGTTCATTCTGTTCACCCATTTGGGTCAATTCATGTTCAGCCCCTGAAAATTTGGCATCACATTCCAATGATTCCTCACTAAGTTTGACAGTTTCAAGACATACACTTTGAAGCTCCTCTTTTGAAATAAggaactcttcttcaggtaagCTGCCTGCACTTTCATTGCTGAGGCAGATACCAACTTCTGGAGTACTAAAGCCAACATTTGACTCTGCAGAGGTGCTACCACATCCAGAATCTGTGTCATTTTCTAACTTCCTCAAATCTCTGCTAGTAACTGAGTATGTATTTGAGTCCATCTGCCTCCAATGTTCAGACTCCTTGGTGGAGATGGACTTTTGACTCTTTACAGAACTTGAAGTATTAAGTTCTCTCTTCCCCAGGGAGTTGTGTTGCTTTCTGACATTGCTAGGGCTCTGAAAACTGCTCTCTGTCATTTGATGGAGAGAGAATGACTCTCTTAATTTGACAATAGTCATTgctcttttctcttctccccttgGATTCTGGGCTGCAGAATCAAGCAGCACTCCTGTCTGGGGCTTTTCTGTTTCTTCTGCTACTATCTTTTTGAAGTTACCTAATAAAATATGAATGGAGAAAATTGTAGATTTTCattaaatgcaattaaaaaacaaaaaacatcgaACATTTGGGGACTGAATGACTTATTTGGGGGACCGGACAAAGaacggggggagggagagatagGTAACAAGCCACTATAGATGTCACCAGGTTGAATGTAACCCTGGTTAGCAATGCTGAAAGCTGTTACAATTTGATGGCTGTTCagtagcttttctttttttttttacataaatctCATATCCAACGCAGGGCAGTGAGGAACCTGGTACCACATATGCTTGTGCTACACCTGATCAGTGGATAATTAGGGGACTTCATCATCTCCTGAGATGCAAATAGGCTAGCACCAAATTTACTTAAAGGCAATGAAAGGAAAATATAAAGAAGAAACTAGGTTTGTCTAGCCAAGCAACCCAAAGTTGCTTTTTTATGATGTATAAAGGAAGCCTGAAAAGCTTTtgtatgatgtgtgtgtgtgtggtgggttttttgtttttgtttttaactaagtTCAGATCAATCTTGACAACATACTCTGCATTGCTGGAGTCTGACTACAGACTGTGGACTAGAAATCTGGTAATAAGCTTATCTGTTTCATTAGCAAATATGCCTGCTATCagaaagttaatttaaaaaatacatctttTTCATCTTTCTGAGCTCTCCAACATCGGCCACACCCACGGTGACTTCCACAGTTAACATTAATGTACCTGCAATATCCAGAAGTTTTTGATTGATGTTAAGTTTGTTAACATTGCTACCAAACATTCCCACAAGAGACGTCTTTAAAATTGCTAGCAAAACTTTCTCCTGTTGCAGTAAAATTTGCCTCTTGTCAGGAGTTACATTGATGTCAACACACTCTAAAAATAAAGGAAAGCTATTAAGTATATTTCAGATTAAATTATAGAAATTTTTGTTCCTTCCATCCTTGGACTGAAGTTCCCTTATTTTTCCCCTCTTTATTTCACAGAGTAAGATCAAAGCCACTGGTAATATGGGTAATATGGCTGCAAACACAACACTGCTAAATCACCTGCAGATTCAGCAACGGTGGTGAAAAATACAGCTTCTGCATTGTAAGATATTTTAAGTTCCCCAATATTTAATTCTACCCAGCAGACTGCCTTTTTCACCCTGGTCTAGACTGGCATAGAAAGTTACTTCTGGTTAGTGTACAAACAATAATAGAACATGTTCCAATTACAGATCGGAAGCATCTTCACAACACAATAACTACTATTCACCTAGTAAGTCCAAAAGCTACATAAAACCCCAATGATTCCAAAGCTATGCAATTACATATGTtacatatttattatttctagCATTTTACAAAGGTTAACGGAGATTGATTAGAAGAACTCACCAGAATCTACACAAATGTTAAGAACGATAAATGGATATTGGTGCTTATTGTATATGTGGTAAACTTCATTCACAACTTTGGAAATCTGCACAGAACAAGTGATACCATTACTTGCTTCTATTCTTTACTGATACATGTtatctaatacagtaataaacaaACATCAGGTGTGATCTAGCAAATCCTTATTCACATGACTAGACCTTTACTCACTTGAATAGTCCCACTGTAGATAAAGAGGCTAAAGTgagtaagtatttgcaggataaGACCTATATGTACAAGTTTCCAATCTGGTCGTTTCCTGGGACTCTTGACCTACCACCAGACATTATACCTTTCCTTTACTAGATCAATACAAAGGAAAAAGTAGTAACAACCATTACTAGGTCTAGACTGGAAAAGAGAAACGAGAAAATCAAGCAACTGTAAGTAGGGTTGGcagaaattgctttttaaaaataaaaataaacatcaataataGTGTCAAaattaagtatttttttaataataatatatggagatacacctctctcatagaactggaaaggaccctgaaaggtcatcgagtccagccccctgctttcactagcaggaccaaagcacttattttaccccagatccctaagtggccccctcaaggattgaactcactacCCTGGGTTAATTTTTAATCAATTAAAATTTTCAGTTATACAAAATTAGGGGTCTTAAgcatttatttagatattgatctacttaaattttcacagttgcagaaagTTATGGGGCagatcagacaattatttaataagaGTGgaggct
It encodes:
- the PMS2 gene encoding mismatch repair endonuclease PMS2 isoform X1; translated protein: MEATAPCAQPAKAIKPIDHKSVHQICSGQVVLNLGTAVKELVENSVDAGATNIDLKLKDYGADLIEVSDNGCGVEEENFEGLTLKYYTSKIQDFSDLMHVGTFGFRGEALSSLCALSDVTIFTCHKSAKVGTRLVFDHNGKITQKTPYPRQQGTTVSVQQLFYTLPVRHKEFQRNIKKEYAKMVQILQAYCIISTGVRINCTNQVGQGKKHSVVYTTGSCSLKENIGAIFGQKQLQSLIPFVQLPPSEAVCEEYGLHSTDMPQNLYTITGFVSHCDHGVGRNTTDRQFFFVNQRPCDQSKISKVVNEVYHIYNKHQYPFIVLNICVDSECVDINVTPDKRQILLQQEKVLLAILKTSLVGMFGSNVNKLNINQKLLDIAGNFKKIVAEETEKPQTGVLLDSAAQNPRGEEKRAMTIVKLRESFSLHQMTESSFQSPSNVRKQHNSLGKRELNTSSSVKSQKSISTKESEHWRQMDSNTYSVTSRDLRKLENDTDSGCGSTSAESNVGFSTPEVGICLSNESAGSLPEEEFLISKEELQSVCLETVKLSEESLECDAKFSGAEHELTQMGEQNERSELPHQANSFAPNVKRFKSEQVNLKAAICPELRNAENCASAPHVDVPIEIKKKTVPLEFSMSSLAERVKRLIQQQQKKAETQNYRRFRAKISPGDNKTAEDELRKEISKEMFAKMEIIGQFNLGFIVAKLNSDLFIIDQHATDEKYNFEMLQQHNVLQGQKLIAPQNLNLTAVNETILIENLEIFRKNGFDFVIDEDAPVTERVKLISLPTSKNWTFGPQDIEELIFMLSDCPGVMCRPSRVRQMFASRACRKSVMIGTALTVNEMKKLITHMGEIEHPWNCPHGRPTMRHIVNLDIISQE
- the PMS2 gene encoding mismatch repair endonuclease PMS2 isoform X2, with the translated sequence MEATAPCAQPAKAIKPIDHKSVHQICSGQVVLNLGTAVKELVENSVDAGATNIDLKLKDYGADLIEVSDNGCGVEEENFEGLTLKYYTSKIQDFSDLMHVGTFGFRGEALSSLCALSDVTIFTCHKSAKVGTRLVFDHNGKITQKTPYPRQQGTTVSVQQLFYTLPVRHKEFQRNIKKEYAKMVQILQAYCIISTGVRINCTNQVGQGKKHSVVYTTGSCSLKENIGAIFGQKQLPPSEAVCEEYGLHSTDMPQNLYTITGFVSHCDHGVGRNTTDRQFFFVNQRPCDQSKISKVVNEVYHIYNKHQYPFIVLNICVDSECVDINVTPDKRQILLQQEKVLLAILKTSLVGMFGSNVNKLNINQKLLDIAGNFKKIVAEETEKPQTGVLLDSAAQNPRGEEKRAMTIVKLRESFSLHQMTESSFQSPSNVRKQHNSLGKRELNTSSSVKSQKSISTKESEHWRQMDSNTYSVTSRDLRKLENDTDSGCGSTSAESNVGFSTPEVGICLSNESAGSLPEEEFLISKEELQSVCLETVKLSEESLECDAKFSGAEHELTQMGEQNERSELPHQANSFAPNVKRFKSEQVNLKAAICPELRNAENCASAPHVDVPIEIKKKTVPLEFSMSSLAERVKRLIQQQQKKAETQNYRRFRAKISPGDNKTAEDELRKEISKEMFAKMEIIGQFNLGFIVAKLNSDLFIIDQHATDEKYNFEMLQQHNVLQGQKLIAPQNLNLTAVNETILIENLEIFRKNGFDFVIDEDAPVTERVKLISLPTSKNWTFGPQDIEELIFMLSDCPGVMCRPSRVRQMFASRACRKSVMIGTALTVNEMKKLITHMGEIEHPWNCPHGRPTMRHIVNLDIISQE
- the PMS2 gene encoding mismatch repair endonuclease PMS2 isoform X4 → MGDVTIFTCHKSAKVGTRLVFDHNGKITQKTPYPRQQGTTVSVQQLFYTLPVRHKEFQRNIKKEYAKMVQILQAYCIISTGVRINCTNQVGQGKKHSVVYTTGSCSLKENIGAIFGQKQLQSLIPFVQLPPSEAVCEEYGLHSTDMPQNLYTITGFVSHCDHGVGRNTTDRQFFFVNQRPCDQSKISKVVNEVYHIYNKHQYPFIVLNICVDSECVDINVTPDKRQILLQQEKVLLAILKTSLVGMFGSNVNKLNINQKLLDIAGNFKKIVAEETEKPQTGVLLDSAAQNPRGEEKRAMTIVKLRESFSLHQMTESSFQSPSNVRKQHNSLGKRELNTSSSVKSQKSISTKESEHWRQMDSNTYSVTSRDLRKLENDTDSGCGSTSAESNVGFSTPEVGICLSNESAGSLPEEEFLISKEELQSVCLETVKLSEESLECDAKFSGAEHELTQMGEQNERSELPHQANSFAPNVKRFKSEQVNLKAAICPELRNAENCASAPHVDVPIEIKKKTVPLEFSMSSLAERVKRLIQQQQKKAETQNYRRFRAKISPGDNKTAEDELRKEISKEMFAKMEIIGQFNLGFIVAKLNSDLFIIDQHATDEKYNFEMLQQHNVLQGQKLIAPQNLNLTAVNETILIENLEIFRKNGFDFVIDEDAPVTERVKLISLPTSKNWTFGPQDIEELIFMLSDCPGVMCRPSRVRQMFASRACRKSVMIGTALTVNEMKKLITHMGEIEHPWNCPHGRPTMRHIVNLDIISQE
- the PMS2 gene encoding mismatch repair endonuclease PMS2 isoform X3, which translates into the protein MEATAPCAQPAKAIKPIDHKSVHQICSGQVVLNLGTAVKELVENSVDAGATNIDLKLKDYGADLIEVSDNGCGVEEENFEGLTLKYYTSKIQDFSDLMHVGTFGFRGEALSSLCALSDVTIFTCHKSAKVGTRLVFDHNGKITQKTPYPRQQGTTVSVQQLFYTLPVRHKEFQRNIKKEYAKMVQILQAYCIISTGVRINCTNQVGQGKKHSVVYTTGSCSLKENIGAIFGQKQLQSLIPFVQLPPSEAVCEEYGLHSTDMPQNLYTITGFVSHCDHGVGRNTTDRQFFFVNQRPCDQSKISKVVNEVYHIYNKHQYPFIVLNICVDSECVDINVTPDKRQILLQQEKVLLAILKTSLVGMFGSNVNKLNINQKLLDIAGNFKKIVAEETEKPQTGVLLDSAAQNPRGEEKRAMTIVKLRESFSLHQMTESSFQSPSNVRKQHNSLGKRELNTSSSVKSQKSISTKESEHWRQMDSNTYSVTSRDLRKLENDTDSGCGSTSAESNVGFSTPEVGICLSNESAGSLPEEEFLISKEELQSVCLETVKLSEESLECDAKFSGAEHELTQMGEQNERSELPHQANSFAPNVKRFKSEQVNLKAAICPELRNAENCASAPHVDVPIEIKKKTVPLEFSMSSLAERVKRLIQQQQKKAETQNYRRFRAKISPGDNKTAEDELRKEISKEMFAKMEIIGQFNLGFIVAKLNSDLFIIDQHATDEKYNFEMLQQHNVLQGQKLIAPQNLNLTAVNETILIENLEIFRKNGFDFVIDEDGDDWNCTYCK